Proteins encoded in a region of the Kryptolebias marmoratus isolate JLee-2015 linkage group LG14, ASM164957v2, whole genome shotgun sequence genome:
- the atp6v1b2 gene encoding V-type proton ATPase subunit B, brain isoform, with the protein MAMKVLRGMVNGAMSELSSAVSGNRPTANAPAAARSAGAYREHAMAVSRDYLSQPRLTYKTVSGVNGPLVILDQVKFPKYAEIVHLTLPDGTKRSGQVLEVTGSKAVVQVFEGTSGIDAKKTSCEFTGDILRTPVSEDMLGRVFNGSGKPIDRGPAVLAEDFLDIMGQPINPQCRIYPEEMIQTGISAIDGMNSIARGQKIPIFSAAGLPHNEIAAQICRQAGLVKKSKDVMDYSEDNFAIVFAAMGVNMETARFFKSDFEENGSMDNVCLFLNLANDPTIERIITPRLALTSAEYLAYQCEKHVLVILTDMSSYAEALREVSAAREEVPGRRGFPGYMYTDLATIYERAGRVEGRSGSITQIPILTMPNDDITHPIPDLTGYITEGQIYVDRQLHNRQIYPPINVLPSLSRLMKSAIGEGMTRRDHSDVSNQLYACYAIGKDVQAMKAVVGEEALTADDLLYLEFLTKFEKNFISQGAYENRSVFETLDIGWQLMRIFPKEMLKRIPQSTLAEFYPREAKH; encoded by the exons ATGGCGATGAAGGTGCTCAGGGGGATGGTGAACGGAGCCATGAGCGAGCTCTCCTCGGCCGTGAGCGGCAACAGACCGACGGCCAACGCTCCGGCCGCCGCCAGGAGCGCCGGCGCTTACCGGGAACACGCCATGGCCGTGAGCCGGGATTACCTCTCCCAGCCGCGCCTGA CCTATAAAACAGTATCTGGAGTCAACGGTCCGTTGGTGATTTTGGATCAGGTGAAG TTTCCAAAGTATGCCGAGATCGTCCATCTCACCCTGCCTGATGGTACCAAGAGGAGCGGACAGGTGCTGGAGGTCACCGGTTCCAAAGCCGTGGTTCAG GTGTTTGAGGGGACTTCTGGCATCGATGCCAAGAAGACCAGCTGTGAGTTTACAGGAGACATCCTACGAACACCTGTCTCTGAGGACATGTTGG gtcGTGTGTTTAATGGATCTGGTAAACCTATTGACAGAGGGCCAGCAGTCCTGGCTGAAGACTTCCTGGACATTATGG GCCAGCCTATCAACCCTCAGTGCCGTATTTACCCTGAGGAAATGATCCAAACTGGCATATCTGCCATTGATGGCATGAACAGCATCGCTAGGGGGCAGAAAATACCCATCTTCTCTGCTGCTGGGCTGCCACACAACGAG ATTGCAGCTCAGATCTGTCGGCAGGCTGGTTTGGTGAAGAAGTCCAAAGACGTGATGGACTACAGCGAGGACAACTTTGCTATTGTTTTTGCAGCCATGGGG GTGAACATGGAGACAGCCAGGTTCTTTAAGTCGGACTTTGAGGAGAACGGATCCATGGacaatgtttgtctgtttcttaaCCTGGCCAACGACCCCAC cattGAGCGAATCATCACGCCTCGTTTGGCTCTGACTTCAGCTGAGTACCTGGCCTATCAGTGTGAGAAGCATGTCCTCGTCATCCTCACAGATATGAGCTCCTACGCCGAGGCTCTTCGAGAG GTGTCTGCAGCCAGAGAGGAGGTACCAGGCCGCCGAGGCTTCCCCGGCTACATGTATACTGACCTGGCGACGATCTACGAGAGAGCTGGCAGAGTAGAGGGGCGCAGTGGCTCCATCACCCAAATCCCCATCCTCACCATGCCTAATGATG acaTCACTCATCCCATTCCCGACCTGACTGGTTACATCACTGAGGGGCAGATTTATGTGGACAGACAGCTTCATAACAGACAG ATTTACCCCCCCATCAACGTGCTGCCATCTCTCTCTCGACTGATGAAGTCTGCCATTGGCGAGGGAATGACCCGCAGAGACCACTCTGATGTTTCAAACCAGCTT tatgCATGTTATGCCATAGGAAAGGACGTTCAGGCCATGAAGGCAGTCGTGGGAGAGGAGGCTCTTACTGCTGATGACCTGCTCTATCTGGAGTTCCTCACCAAGTTTGAGAAGAACTTCATCTCCCAAG GTGCCTATGAGAACAGGAGTGTGTTCGAGACTCTGGACATCGGATGGCAGCTCATGAGGATCTTCCCCAAAGAGATGCTGAAGAGGATCCCTCAGAGCACCTTGGCTGAGTTTTACCCCCGAGAAGCCAAACATtag